A genomic region of Notamacropus eugenii isolate mMacEug1 chromosome 3, mMacEug1.pri_v2, whole genome shotgun sequence contains the following coding sequences:
- the LOC140531794 gene encoding tripartite motif-containing protein 64-like, with protein sequence MTGVAGQPPTALGILWFHLLTANIGQKALPSVQLKSLHLSCCRKEVTGAAMEKLQELQGEITCGICRDYLSEPVTISCGHSFCRVCLSRSWRVEPTAFSCPECRQVPQVREFPAVNECLAQLTELGRELCSLLLQSAEGQHQCGRHKKALKLFCEDDQTPICVRCSQSPDHGAHKLSPVEEAAHNCRKKLQHLQNHVVGKHLEKAEKLLAQEERQAVDWDWVITGEYNRLHHFLFEEESRCLERMQQEERARQDRISQHMQTLQDLMQELQEAGHQPNVELLQEVKQLLGRSGSVLSQRVKAVIPELRQCPIPGVIQMLSQFRVDITMVPTSASPFLTVSEDKKSVKAREGWQLETKHPEDVVCHYVFAEQAFSSGRQYWEVDVTQLPQWILGIHTPYLRRKRGRNMDSCASTFLLCCVKKEEDYYLQTHPGSLDHRVKGPVLRVGVYLEHNPGTLVFYNVLQSSLIYGFYPIPFTAPVTPIFCPGPPLPDIKSGPMTLCPVDSHLCACCYSRL encoded by the coding sequence AAGCACTGCCTTCGGTGCAGCTCAAGTCTCTTCATCTCAGTTGCTGCAGAAAAGAGGTAACTGGAGCTGCTATGGAAAAGCTGCAGGAATTGCAGGGCGAAATCACCTGTGGCATCTGCAGGGACTACCTGTCTGAGCCAGTCACCATCAGCTGTGGGCATAGTTTTTGCAGAGTATGTCTCTCGAGGAGCTGGAGAGTTGAGCCTACAGCTTTCTCTTGCCCTGAATGCAGGCAAGTGCCCCAGGTCAGAGAATTCCCAGCAGTCAatgagtgcttagcacagctgACTGAACTGGGCAGAGAGCTCTGCTCCCTGCTTTTGCAGAGTGCTGAAGGACAGCACCAGTGTGGCAGGCACAAGAAAGCTCTCAAGCTCTTTTGTGAAGATGACCAGACACCAATCTGTGTGAGATGCTCCCAAAGCCCAGATCACGGAGCTCACAAACTCTCTCCTGTAGAAGAGGCTGCTCACAATTGCAGGAAGAAACTCCAACACCTTCAGAACCACGTGGTGGGGAAGCATTTGGAGAAAGCTGAGAAACTTCTTGCTCAGGAAGAGAGACAAGCTGTTGACTGGGATTGGGTGATCACAGGAGAATATAACAGGCTGCACCACTTCCTGTTCGAGGAAGAATCCCGATGTCTGGAAAGGATGCAACAAGAAGAAAGGGCAAGACAGGATAGAATATCCCAGCATATGCAAACCCTCCAAGATCTCATGCAAGAGCTGCAGGAAGCAGGCCACCAACCCAATGTGGAGCTGCTGCAGGAAGTCAAGCAGTTGCTGGGAAGGAGTGGGTCAGTCCTATCCCAAAGGGTCAAGGCTGTCATCCCAGAACTGAGACAATGCCCCATTCCTGGCGTGATCCAGATGCTCAGCCAATTCAGAGTGGACATCACAATGGTTCCCACATCAGCCAGTCCCTTTCTGACTGTTTCTGAGGATAAGAAGAGTGTGAAGGCTAGAGAAGGCTGGCAGCTGGAGACCAAACACCCTGAGGACGTTGTTTGCCATTATGTCTTTGCTGAGCAAGCCTTCAGCTCAGGCAGGCAGTACTGGGAGGTGGATGTGACTCAACTACCTCAGTGGATTCTGGGGATCCACACCCCCTATTTAAGGAGGAAAAGGGGCAGGAATATGGATTCCTGTGCTTCTACATTCCTGCTTTGCTGTGTCAAGAAGGAAGAAGATTACTATTTACAAACCCATCCTGGATCCTTGGACCATAGAGTGAAAGGCCCTGTGCTCAGGGTTGGGGTGTACCTGGAACATAACCCTGGCACTCTTGTATTTTACAATGTCCTCCAGAGCTCCCTCATTTACGGGTTCTACCCCATTCCCTTCACAGCTCCAGTCACACCCATCTTTTGCCCTGGCCCTCCACTTCCAGACATAAAGTCTGGTCCCATGACTCTCTGTCCAGTGGATTCTCATCTCTGTGCTTGCTGCTATTCCCGTCTCTGA